The following proteins come from a genomic window of Lolium rigidum isolate FL_2022 chromosome 5, APGP_CSIRO_Lrig_0.1, whole genome shotgun sequence:
- the LOC124653673 gene encoding uncharacterized protein LOC124653673: MGQTSSLLVKSTLRNENDRIKYATSSMQGLCSYMEDASAAVLDLDLTGSTSFFGVYDGHGGANVALYCANRFHTELLHDEDYQNNLDDAVGHVFFRMDEQLREDDEWRALAKPRRRFSFNLLNCLKAPACVKGSIGVIWNMEAALLHYGTLWRYAFELEVVYILLLYPIFELEVGVVVMLSAWFMSWRSNAPKFSLVIVPWMLSLIIFPESREPLTLKEAQPLWLSLEETGSLLEMLVILAAYSQGMVRQWIYPPITNQTFRMKVGEFKMLEGE, from the exons ATGGGTCAAACCTCATCTTTACTTGTGAAGTCTACTCTTAGAAACGAGAATGACAGAATTAAGTATGCCACGTCATCTATGCAAGGATTGTGCTCGTACATGGAAGATGCT AGTGCAGCtgtcctagatctagatcttaccGGGTCCACATCATTCTTTGGTGTTTATGATGGCCATGGAG GAGCTAATGTTGCACTGTATTGTGCGAACCGATTTCATACTGAGCTTCTACACGATGAAGATTATCAGAACAATCTGGATGATGCAGTGGGGCACGTGTTTTTCAG AATGGATGAGCAGCTTCGAGAAGATGATGAATGGAGGGCATTAGCTAAACCCCGCCGCCGTTTTAGTTTCAATTTGCTAAATTGTCTCAAGGCTCCTGCTTGTGTTAAG GGGTCAATTGGTGTGATATGGAATATGGAGGCTGCTCTACTGCACTATGGTACTCTCTGGAGATATGCTTTTGAATTGGAAGTGGTATACATATTACTCCTTTATCCAATTTTTGAGTTGGAAGTTGGAGTAGTTGTTATGTTGAGTGCCTGGTTCATGAGCTGGAGGTCAAATGCTCCTAAGTTCTCGTTGGTCATTGTACCTTGGATGTTATCACTTATCATATTCCCAGAATCAAG GGAACCCCTTACTCTGAAGGAAGCACAGCCTCTGTGGCTCTCATTAGAGGAAACCGGATCATTGTTGGAAATGTTGGTGATTCTCGCTGCGTACTCTCAAGGAATGGTCAG GCAATGGATTTATCCACCGATCACAAACCAAACCTTCCGGATGAAAGTCGGAGAATTCAAAATGCTGGAGGGCGAGTAA